A window of Amblyraja radiata isolate CabotCenter1 chromosome 25, sAmbRad1.1.pri, whole genome shotgun sequence contains these coding sequences:
- the tssk2 gene encoding testis-specific serine/threonine-protein kinase 2, which translates to MDDGVVLKKRGYTLGVNLGEGSYAKVKSAYSERLKANVAVKIIDRKKAPADFLEKFLPRELEILAMLNHRYIVKTFEIFETSDGKVYIIMELGVQGDLLEFIKTRGALPEEVSRKMFRQLALAVKHCHELEVVHRDLKCENLLLDKDFNVKLSDFGFAKRCSTDDQGRPLLSKTFCGSAAYAAPEVLQGIPYQPKVYDIWSLGVILFIMVCGSMPYDDSNIKRMLRIQKEHRVDFPRSKVVPADCKELIYRMLHPDTSKRLTIDEVLEHPWLFSPKSKEGSKKADTSSEKHHKKDDKHEAKIEQKKEQKYGWEVEQGGHEWVDMKHEAKHEWMNMKRDRADGKQEVQDDQAQPENKDGEKTEEPTYKPKGGAAKPDKEGSKQPLQQNKSKTEPEMSGKLGEPRMEKKASRRRSRSLRLNNDDHPDDSEVYPDQENFLDAQSKAELKKVSSKRSKSNEKKGKHSSKSRG; encoded by the coding sequence ATGGATGATGGGGTGGTCTTGAAGAAACGGGGCTATACACTGGGCGTCAACCTGGGAGAGGGCTCGTACGCCAAGGTCAAGTCTGCCTACTCGGAACGCCTCAAGGCCAACGTGGCGGTCAAAATCATCGACAGGAAGAAGGCGCCCGCCGACTTTCTGGAGAAGTTCCTGCCCAGGGAGTTGGAGATTCTGGCCATGCTCAACCACCGCTACATCGTCAAGACCTTCGAGATCTTCGAGACGTCCGACGGGAAGGTCTACATCATCATGGAGCTGGGCGTGCAGGGTGACCTGTTGGAGTTCATCAAGACCAGGGGagcgctgccggaggaggtgtcgCGCAAGATGTTCCGGCAGCTGGCACTCGCCGTCAAGCACTGCCACGAACTCGAGGTGGTCCACCGGGATCTCAAGTGCGAGAACCTCCTCCTGGACAAGGACTTCAACGTCAAGCTCTCCGACTTCGGCTTCGCCAAGAGGTGCAGCACGGACGACCAGGGGAGACCCTTGCTCAGCAAAACCTTCTGCGGCTCAGCCGCGTACGCTGCCCCCGAGGTGCTGCAGGGGATCCCGTACCAACCCAAAGTCTACGACATTTGGAGCCTCGGGGTGATCCTCTTCATCATGGTGTGCGGGTCCATGCCGTACGACGACTCCAACATCAAGAGGATGCTGAGGATACAGAAGGAGCACAGGGTGGACTTCCCTCGGTCGAAGGTCGTGCCCGCAGATTGCAAAGAGCTGATCTACCGCATGCTCCACCCGGACACCAGCAAGCGTCTCACCATCGACGAGGTCTTGGAGCACCCCTGGCTCTTCTCCCCCAAGTCGAAAGAGGGCTCCAAAAAAGCCGACACGTCCTCGGAGAAGCACCACAAGAAGGACGACAAGCACGAGGCCAAGATCGAGCAGAAGAAGGAGCAGAAGTACGGCTGGGAGGTCGAGCAGGGGGGACACGAGTGGGTGGACATGAAACACGAGGCCAAGCACGAGTGGATGAACATGAAGCGGGACAGGGCGGACGGCAAACAGGAAGTCCAGGATGACCAGGCCCAGCCCGAGAACAAGGACGGGGAGAAGACGGAAGAGCCGACGTACAAGCCCAAGGGAGGGGCGGCGAAACCCGACAAGGAAGGGAGCAAGCAGCCGCTGCAGCAGAACAAGTCCAAGACGGAGCCCGAAATGAGCGGCaaattgggggagcccagaatggAGAAGAAAGCCAGCCGGAGGAGGTCGAGAAGCCTGAGGCTGAACAACGACGACCACCCCGACGACAGCGAGGTCTACCCGGACCAGGAGAACTTCTTGGATGCGCAGAGCAAAGCCGAGCTGAAGAAAGTTAGTTCGAAAAGGTCAAAGTCTAATGAAAAGAAGGGCAAACATTCCAGCAAATCCCGTGGCTAG